The following are encoded in a window of Mycobacterium sp. ELW1 genomic DNA:
- the mgtA gene encoding magnesium-translocating P-type ATPase → MSMTPKAPATALPTMLTAAQVSAAPVDEVLGWLDSSAQGLSSAQASERLERYGPNAVRTHHVNALAVLGRQLRSAVLILLAATAVVSYFLGDSVQAIIIGVILAASIGLGFVNEYRAERAAAALHSGVRHTAAVRRDGTFAALDVTQLVPGDVVRLTLGEAVPADLRMIEATGLECNESILTGESTGSEKSPRPVAADAELAESADLAFMGTIVSAGEGVGVVYATGRNAEFGRIAAGLGERQPETDFQVGLRRFSYLLLQVAIALTVLILVSNLLLRKPVIDSVLFSLAIAVGITPQLLPAVVSASLATGSRQLAKARVLVKRLVCIEDLGDIDILITDKTGTLTEGRISLVDAVDPTGAHSDTVLRLGLLATDVDPASGGVSANALDAALWESPRAKDLVGAGVRHVASVPFDHIRRATSVLVDDNGSQIVVLKGAPEQVLARCRMTPQDTQDTLDMLFAAGRRVVAVATKPAAELTTITADDECDLMLAGFVVFADEPKAAARQSLNQLAALGIELKIATGDNPRVAEKVCAELGLPSKGTITGAQLEALDADEFSDAAQNHTIFARISPEQKAQLITSARRTGRSVGFLGDGVNDALALHAADVGISVESATDVAKDAADVVLLEKDLGVLATGVAEGRRIFANTIKYVLMGTSSNFGNMFSAAAASALLPFLPMLPSQILLNNLLYDSSQLAIPTDRVDEDQLQAPSHWNIGFIRRFMLTFGPISSLFDFLTFGLMLGVLHAGATEFRTGWFVESLATQTLIIFAIRTRKVPFFRSRASVPLTLTSVAVVAVGILITISPLAHPLGFTALPLQFFAVLGGFVVVYLILVEFTKKWFYAEQTRLAEKPQRTRGDEHRIHRRAARFSHAGAITART, encoded by the coding sequence ATGTCGATGACGCCGAAGGCGCCGGCCACGGCACTGCCGACGATGCTGACCGCCGCGCAGGTCTCGGCGGCTCCGGTTGATGAGGTCCTCGGTTGGCTGGATAGTTCCGCGCAGGGGTTGTCCAGTGCGCAGGCGTCTGAGCGACTCGAGCGTTACGGCCCGAATGCCGTTCGGACCCATCACGTCAACGCGCTCGCGGTGCTCGGGCGTCAGTTGCGCAGCGCGGTTCTGATCTTGTTGGCGGCCACCGCCGTCGTCTCATATTTTCTCGGGGACAGCGTGCAGGCGATCATCATCGGCGTGATCTTGGCCGCCAGTATCGGTCTGGGATTTGTCAACGAATACCGTGCCGAGCGGGCCGCCGCAGCCCTGCACTCGGGTGTCCGCCATACCGCGGCCGTTCGCCGCGACGGCACGTTCGCCGCACTCGATGTCACCCAACTGGTACCCGGCGACGTGGTCCGACTGACGCTCGGCGAGGCCGTGCCCGCGGACCTGCGCATGATCGAGGCGACCGGTCTGGAATGCAATGAGAGCATCCTGACTGGGGAGTCGACAGGCTCGGAGAAGTCGCCCCGTCCGGTGGCCGCCGATGCGGAGCTGGCCGAATCGGCCGATCTGGCATTCATGGGCACGATCGTCAGCGCCGGCGAGGGAGTCGGGGTGGTGTATGCCACCGGGCGAAACGCCGAGTTCGGCCGTATCGCAGCCGGTCTGGGTGAGCGGCAGCCCGAGACCGACTTTCAGGTCGGCCTACGCCGGTTCTCCTACCTTCTGCTGCAAGTCGCGATCGCTCTGACGGTGCTGATCTTGGTCAGCAACCTGCTGCTGCGCAAACCGGTGATCGATTCGGTCCTCTTCTCCCTCGCGATCGCCGTTGGCATCACTCCCCAACTGCTGCCGGCGGTCGTCAGCGCCAGCCTGGCAACAGGGTCGCGCCAACTCGCCAAAGCCAGGGTGTTGGTCAAACGCCTGGTGTGCATCGAAGACCTCGGCGACATCGACATCCTGATCACCGACAAAACCGGCACGTTGACCGAGGGCCGGATCAGCTTGGTCGACGCAGTCGACCCCACCGGCGCGCACAGCGACACAGTCCTGCGTCTTGGGTTACTGGCCACTGATGTCGACCCGGCGTCGGGTGGGGTCAGCGCGAATGCGTTGGACGCCGCCCTCTGGGAGTCGCCTAGAGCCAAGGATCTGGTGGGCGCCGGAGTACGACATGTCGCGAGCGTGCCCTTCGACCACATCCGCCGCGCCACCTCGGTATTGGTCGATGACAACGGCAGCCAGATCGTGGTCCTCAAGGGTGCACCTGAGCAAGTGCTGGCCCGATGCCGGATGACCCCGCAGGACACTCAGGACACGCTGGACATGTTGTTCGCCGCGGGCCGCCGAGTGGTCGCGGTGGCCACCAAACCAGCGGCCGAACTGACCACGATCACCGCCGACGACGAGTGCGATCTGATGTTGGCCGGGTTCGTGGTCTTCGCCGACGAACCCAAAGCCGCTGCGCGCCAGTCCCTGAACCAACTGGCCGCCCTGGGCATCGAGCTGAAGATCGCCACCGGCGACAACCCCCGCGTAGCCGAAAAAGTCTGCGCCGAATTGGGTTTGCCGTCCAAGGGCACCATCACCGGCGCGCAACTGGAGGCGCTCGACGCCGACGAGTTCAGCGACGCCGCACAGAATCACACGATCTTCGCCCGCATCTCCCCCGAGCAGAAGGCACAGCTGATCACCTCGGCGCGGCGCACTGGTCGATCTGTCGGCTTCCTGGGGGACGGCGTCAACGATGCCTTGGCACTGCACGCCGCCGACGTCGGGATCTCGGTGGAAAGCGCCACCGACGTCGCCAAAGACGCCGCTGATGTAGTGCTGTTGGAGAAGGACCTCGGCGTGCTGGCCACCGGGGTGGCCGAGGGCCGGCGTATCTTCGCCAACACCATCAAGTACGTGCTCATGGGAACCTCGAGCAACTTCGGCAACATGTTCAGCGCGGCCGCCGCCTCGGCCCTTTTGCCGTTCCTGCCGATGCTGCCCAGCCAGATCCTGTTGAACAATCTGCTCTACGACAGTTCGCAGCTTGCGATTCCCACCGACCGCGTCGACGAGGACCAACTGCAGGCGCCCTCACATTGGAACATCGGTTTCATCCGACGCTTCATGCTCACCTTCGGCCCGATCAGTTCCCTGTTCGACTTCCTGACGTTCGGGCTGATGTTGGGCGTGCTGCACGCCGGTGCCACCGAATTCCGCACCGGCTGGTTCGTGGAATCGCTTGCCACCCAAACGTTGATCATCTTCGCGATCCGTACGCGCAAGGTGCCCTTCTTCCGCAGCCGAGCCAGCGTTCCCCTGACCCTCACCAGTGTCGCCGTGGTTGCGGTCGGCATCCTGATCACGATTTCGCCGCTGGCGCACCCCCTCGGCTTCACCGCGCTGCCACTGCAGTTCTTTGCCGTGCTCGGTGGGTTCGTCGTTGTCTACCTGATCCTGGTGGAGTTCACCAAGAAGTGGTTCTACGCCGAACAGACCCGCCTGGCGGAAAAGCCGCAGCGCACTCGCGGCGACGAACATCGCATCCATCGAAGGGCCGCACGATTCAGTCACGCAGGCGCCATCACCGCACGCACCTGA
- a CDS encoding DUF5994 family protein, giving the protein MTSQQVRTDAGRHPTPPEYTPRLRLKPKAPHSGYVDGAWWPHSDDLTAELPDLLAVLSVRLGRVDRVLYKFSDWANAPAKFVTADHAVHLDGYRLQPPNTVEVLGLGGNRIVLLVVPPHTPPDRAHATMMAAAAPDDDSTVDGLLMISLRDRESRTQRATAQERWDSEGGALH; this is encoded by the coding sequence ATGACGTCGCAACAGGTCCGAACCGATGCGGGTCGACACCCGACACCGCCCGAATACACCCCGCGCTTACGCCTGAAACCCAAAGCGCCACACAGCGGATACGTCGACGGGGCATGGTGGCCGCACAGTGATGACCTGACTGCTGAGCTTCCCGATTTACTCGCGGTGCTCTCGGTGCGACTGGGTCGCGTTGACCGGGTGCTGTACAAGTTCAGCGACTGGGCGAACGCACCCGCCAAATTCGTGACGGCCGACCACGCCGTGCACCTCGACGGATACCGTCTCCAGCCGCCCAACACTGTCGAAGTTCTCGGACTCGGCGGTAACCGGATCGTTCTGCTGGTGGTCCCGCCCCACACCCCGCCGGACCGCGCGCATGCCACCATGATGGCCGCGGCGGCCCCGGACGACGACTCGACCGTCGATGGACTTCTCATGATCAGCCTGCGAGATAGGGAATCCCGCACGCAAAGAGCCACCGCGCAAGAGCGTTGGGATTCAGAAGGCGGTGCGCTGCACTAG
- a CDS encoding DUF3297 family protein yields the protein MTEDQNTDVPPNHLSIDPRSPFYDEEVLLRDVGIRFNGAEKTNVHEYDVAEGWVRVEVPTAKDRRGNPMVVKLSGTVEPYFRGAE from the coding sequence ATGACCGAGGATCAGAACACAGACGTTCCACCGAATCACCTCTCTATCGATCCGCGGAGCCCCTTCTACGACGAAGAGGTCCTCCTGCGTGATGTGGGTATTCGCTTCAACGGCGCTGAGAAAACCAACGTTCACGAATACGACGTGGCCGAGGGCTGGGTGCGCGTGGAAGTCCCTACCGCCAAGGATCGCCGCGGAAATCCGATGGTCGTCAAGCTCAGCGGCACGGTTGAACCGTATTTCCGCGGAGCTGAATAG
- a CDS encoding MlaD family protein, protein MLTRFIKTQLVIFTIASVVGLGLMVFNYLQAPVFLGIGRITVTLDLPAAGGLYPLGNVTYRGVQIGKVTDVKAVDARYAQATLSLDSTQKIPANLIAQVRSVSAVGEQYVDLQPVEQSPPYLHDGSVIGMGQSRIPQRVGPMLDQLSALVGTIPKDKLNSLLDESFTAFNGAGYDVGSLLDSSSRITGDLNGVADHTRALIDNSGPLLDGQAATTDSLKTWAHNLAGITGQIRQSDPQVRTLLHTGPGFADEVSALLNQVKPTLPVLLANLTTVGQVLVTYNKSVEQLLVLLPPYIGAIQSSTPVNNPTGDALGDFSITIADPPACTVGFLPRSAWRSPSDTTEVDTPDGLYCKLPQDSPIAVRGARNYPCIEHPGKRAATVQDCDSDKPFEPLATRQHALGPAPVDPSLIAQGVPPDSRVTNDDKIFGPLDGTPLPPAAAQPPGITPPTPTPPAEPAPASGAHPVAPSAYTNPPVQQAPVAIARYNPQTGSYMAPDGHLYAQSNLVATTAPKSWTDLVMTTG, encoded by the coding sequence ATGCTCACCCGTTTCATCAAGACGCAACTCGTCATCTTCACGATCGCCTCGGTGGTCGGACTGGGGCTGATGGTGTTCAACTACCTGCAGGCGCCGGTGTTTCTGGGTATCGGTCGCATCACCGTGACGCTGGATCTTCCCGCCGCGGGCGGACTGTACCCGTTGGGCAACGTCACCTACCGTGGCGTTCAGATCGGCAAGGTCACCGACGTCAAAGCCGTCGACGCCAGATACGCCCAAGCGACGTTGTCATTGGACTCCACTCAGAAGATCCCCGCGAATCTCATCGCCCAAGTGCGTAGTGTGTCGGCCGTCGGCGAACAATACGTCGACCTGCAACCGGTCGAGCAATCCCCGCCATATCTGCATGACGGATCGGTAATTGGCATGGGGCAGAGCAGAATTCCGCAACGGGTCGGCCCGATGCTGGATCAGCTCAGTGCGCTGGTTGGGACCATCCCGAAAGACAAACTGAACTCGCTGCTCGACGAATCGTTCACTGCGTTCAACGGCGCCGGCTACGACGTCGGTTCGCTACTGGACTCCTCATCCCGGATCACCGGCGACCTTAACGGCGTCGCCGATCACACCCGCGCTCTTATCGACAACAGCGGCCCCCTCCTCGATGGGCAAGCAGCGACCACCGACTCGTTGAAGACCTGGGCGCACAATCTGGCCGGCATCACCGGCCAGATCAGACAGAGCGATCCGCAAGTGCGGACACTGCTGCACACCGGCCCCGGGTTCGCCGACGAAGTCTCGGCTCTGCTCAATCAAGTCAAACCCACACTGCCGGTTCTGCTCGCCAACCTCACCACGGTCGGCCAAGTTCTCGTGACGTACAACAAATCTGTCGAACAACTCTTGGTGTTACTTCCGCCCTACATCGGCGCAATCCAGTCGTCGACTCCGGTCAACAATCCGACGGGAGATGCACTGGGCGACTTCTCCATCACGATCGCCGACCCACCCGCGTGCACGGTGGGTTTCCTGCCCCGATCGGCGTGGCGCTCACCGTCGGATACCACCGAGGTCGACACACCCGATGGGCTCTACTGCAAACTGCCGCAGGATTCACCGATCGCCGTCCGCGGTGCCCGCAACTACCCCTGCATCGAGCACCCCGGAAAACGCGCCGCAACCGTACAGGACTGCGACAGCGACAAACCCTTCGAGCCACTGGCCACCCGACAACACGCACTAGGGCCAGCCCCAGTCGATCCGAGCCTCATCGCGCAAGGCGTTCCCCCCGACAGCCGAGTCACTAACGACGACAAGATCTTCGGGCCGCTCGACGGCACGCCATTGCCGCCCGCGGCCGCCCAGCCGCCCGGAATCACCCCGCCTACACCAACTCCACCCGCAGAGCCTGCGCCGGCGTCTGGAGCCCACCCCGTGGCGCCAAGCGCGTACACCAACCCGCCCGTACAGCAGGCGCCCGTCGCCATTGCCCGATACAACCCCCAAACCGGTTCCTACATGGCACCCGACGGGCACCTGTACGCCCAATCCAATCTCGTCGCCACGACAGCACCCAAATCGTGGACCGACCTTGTCATGACGACGGGATAG
- a CDS encoding MCE family protein — protein MTTRRRSRTLAAIASCAVVTLSGCGFNGLNSLPLPGAVGRSPDASVYHIQFANVGTLEPNSPVMIDDVVVGSVRQMTFSNWQIDVEVSVKPDVVVPANAEASIGQTSLLGSMHIALDPPLGQPPTGRLNPGAIVQLDKTSTYPSTEQTLASLAAVVNGGGLGQIGDVIHNFAAALSGHEGDIRDLLTRLNTFVDTLDRQRDNIIASIQALNRLAGTFAEQRDLITAALNKIPPALDVLIRERPRLTTALDKLRTFSTTATGLVNDTQANLVKDLQNLQPTLQALADVGPDLDNALVFGSVFPFGQDLIKRGVRGDYMNFFGQIDLTVPRLKRSLLLGTRWEDQKAQLVPAPGEPYWQKYTYDPLGLPIAPPPPGGPLGPVPGNPPTPGLNALPPGVALPVSPPPPVASAEPAQPGTPPVFAGPYGPADATPATGGR, from the coding sequence ATGACCACTCGCCGACGCAGCCGCACGCTGGCGGCCATCGCCAGCTGTGCAGTAGTGACGCTGTCCGGCTGCGGATTCAACGGCCTCAATTCCCTACCATTGCCCGGTGCCGTCGGACGAAGCCCCGACGCCAGCGTCTACCACATTCAATTCGCCAATGTCGGTACTCTGGAACCGAATTCGCCGGTGATGATCGATGACGTCGTCGTCGGCAGCGTCCGACAGATGACCTTCTCCAACTGGCAGATCGACGTCGAAGTGTCGGTGAAGCCGGACGTTGTCGTTCCGGCCAACGCCGAAGCCAGCATCGGCCAAACCAGCCTGCTCGGCTCGATGCACATCGCGCTCGACCCCCCGCTCGGCCAACCGCCCACCGGAAGGCTCAATCCCGGAGCGATCGTTCAACTCGACAAAACCTCGACCTACCCGTCGACCGAACAGACCCTGGCGTCGCTAGCCGCCGTCGTCAACGGCGGGGGACTGGGCCAAATCGGCGACGTCATCCACAACTTCGCAGCCGCCCTATCCGGCCACGAAGGCGACATCCGGGATCTGCTGACCCGCCTGAACACGTTCGTCGACACACTGGATCGCCAGCGCGACAACATCATTGCCTCCATCCAAGCTCTCAACCGACTGGCGGGGACCTTCGCCGAACAACGCGACCTCATCACCGCCGCGCTGAACAAGATCCCGCCGGCACTGGACGTGCTGATCCGCGAACGTCCCCGCCTCACCACGGCACTGGACAAACTGCGCACCTTCAGCACCACCGCAACCGGATTGGTCAACGACACCCAGGCGAACCTGGTCAAAGACCTGCAGAACCTGCAACCCACCTTGCAAGCGCTCGCCGATGTAGGGCCAGACCTCGACAACGCCCTGGTATTCGGCTCGGTGTTCCCCTTCGGACAAGATCTCATCAAGCGCGGTGTTCGGGGTGACTACATGAACTTCTTCGGCCAAATCGACCTGACCGTGCCCCGGCTCAAACGCTCATTACTGCTGGGCACCCGGTGGGAAGATCAGAAAGCCCAGCTCGTACCTGCCCCCGGCGAACCGTATTGGCAGAAGTACACCTACGACCCACTGGGCCTACCGATCGCTCCGCCGCCCCCGGGTGGGCCGCTCGGCCCGGTACCGGGAAACCCGCCGACACCCGGGCTCAATGCACTTCCACCCGGCGTTGCACTCCCGGTCAGCCCACCACCGCCTGTTGCCTCCGCCGAACCGGCGCAACCAGGAACACCACCGGTCTTCGCCGGACCTTACGGCCCCGCCGACGCGACCCCCGCAACCGGAGGCCGCTGA
- a CDS encoding MCE family protein, protein MNAKRIRLAAVVVLVALLLAGAAVLIRNAYFAPKVITAYFTSATGIYPGDEVRISGVKVGTIAAIEPAGANAKMTLHVEHRMKVPADAKAVIVAQSLISARYVQLAPAYAKSGPTMTDGAVIPVERTAVPVEWDEVKTQLARLATDLGPHSGVSETSVSRFIDTAANAMDGNGAKLRQTLAELSGLGRILADGSGNIVDILKNLQTFVTALRDSNQQIVEFQGHFATLTSVVNDRTDLNSTLKDLNAAVGDVQRFVKGSRDQTAEQLQRLTNVTQTLVDHKRDLENILHVTPNAIANGYNIYNPDTHSNIGSFVLNNFSNPGAFLCQAIEAVADVTAGETAKLCSQYLGPALNTVGFNYLPFPFSSYLMKSPSPENLIYSEPNLAPGGSGPKPGAADVPPAISAYTGLNGDQAPPPGHGAPPAVAPGPSAPDRLPADPSPALYPGAPVPQSRSLNDLLLPAEATPAPASAAEVPPS, encoded by the coding sequence ATGAACGCCAAGAGGATACGGCTGGCGGCCGTGGTGGTGTTGGTCGCCCTGCTGCTGGCCGGTGCCGCCGTGCTGATCCGCAACGCGTACTTCGCGCCGAAGGTGATCACCGCCTATTTCACCAGTGCCACCGGGATCTACCCGGGCGACGAGGTACGCATCTCGGGGGTCAAAGTGGGGACCATCGCTGCGATCGAACCGGCCGGCGCCAACGCCAAAATGACCCTGCACGTCGAGCACCGGATGAAAGTTCCTGCCGACGCCAAGGCCGTCATCGTCGCGCAAAGCCTGATCTCGGCTCGTTACGTGCAACTCGCCCCGGCCTACGCCAAGTCCGGTCCCACCATGACCGACGGCGCGGTGATCCCGGTCGAGCGGACCGCGGTGCCCGTGGAATGGGACGAAGTCAAAACCCAACTAGCCCGCCTGGCAACAGATTTAGGACCGCACAGCGGGGTCTCGGAAACATCGGTATCCCGTTTCATCGACACCGCGGCCAACGCGATGGACGGCAACGGCGCCAAGCTGCGCCAGACGCTGGCCGAACTGTCCGGGCTGGGCCGCATCCTGGCCGACGGCAGCGGCAACATCGTCGATATCCTGAAAAACCTCCAGACGTTCGTGACCGCGCTGCGCGACAGCAACCAGCAGATCGTCGAATTCCAAGGCCACTTCGCGACACTGACCAGCGTGGTCAACGACCGCACCGACCTCAACTCCACCCTGAAAGATCTGAACGCCGCCGTTGGCGACGTGCAACGATTCGTCAAAGGCAGCCGCGATCAGACAGCGGAACAGCTGCAAAGGCTGACCAACGTCACCCAGACGCTGGTCGACCACAAACGCGATCTCGAGAACATCTTGCATGTCACGCCCAATGCCATCGCCAACGGCTACAACATCTACAACCCGGACACCCACAGCAATATCGGCTCCTTCGTGTTGAACAACTTCTCCAATCCGGGAGCCTTCCTCTGTCAGGCGATCGAAGCCGTCGCCGACGTCACCGCGGGTGAGACCGCGAAACTGTGCAGCCAATACCTCGGTCCGGCACTCAACACCGTCGGGTTCAACTATCTGCCGTTTCCGTTCAGCTCCTACCTGATGAAATCGCCGAGCCCGGAAAACCTCATCTACTCCGAGCCCAACCTCGCCCCCGGCGGGAGCGGACCCAAACCTGGCGCCGCCGATGTGCCACCTGCGATCTCGGCCTATACCGGCCTCAATGGCGACCAAGCGCCCCCACCCGGACACGGTGCGCCACCAGCAGTCGCCCCAGGGCCCTCGGCGCCGGATCGCCTGCCCGCCGACCCCTCTCCAGCGCTGTATCCGGGGGCCCCGGTTCCGCAGTCGCGAAGCCTCAACGACCTACTGCTGCCCGCTGAGGCGACCCCTGCACCGGCATCGGCGGCGGAGGTACCGCCCTCATGA
- a CDS encoding MCE family protein, which yields MLKYRQSRLVRTGFIGAVLIILVITVGLQPERLTAWATSLRFQAVFAEAGGLTTGNDVRLAGMKVGQVDDVSLDDEGKALITFSVDSAITLGNDTAAHIRTGTLLGQRILTLESAGNGLLRRGAVIPLSRTSSPYSLTEAVTDLTTNTAGTDTQNINASLDALSDTIEQITPQLGPTFEGLTRVSRSLNARNDSLRGLLKSAASVTGTLSERSQQLNTLILDANDLVAVLNERREAIVSLLASISVLSRELSGLVADNEEELAPTLQKLNSVTAMLEKNRDNIAKALPGLAKYEMTQGEAVASGYFYQSYVPNLIPAQVIQPFLDYALGFRRGVNNGQPPDNAGPRAELPLPYNGIPGGSR from the coding sequence ATGCTGAAATACCGCCAATCACGCCTCGTGCGAACCGGATTCATCGGCGCCGTCCTGATCATTCTCGTCATCACCGTCGGCCTGCAACCCGAACGGCTCACCGCGTGGGCCACCTCCTTGCGATTCCAGGCAGTCTTCGCCGAAGCCGGTGGACTGACCACCGGCAACGACGTCCGGCTGGCAGGAATGAAAGTCGGTCAGGTGGACGATGTTTCGCTCGACGACGAAGGTAAGGCGCTCATCACCTTCAGCGTCGACAGTGCGATCACGCTCGGCAACGACACGGCCGCGCACATCAGGACCGGCACCCTGCTGGGGCAGCGCATCCTCACGCTGGAATCCGCAGGCAACGGCCTGCTACGTCGCGGCGCGGTCATACCGCTATCGCGGACCTCGTCGCCGTATTCGCTGACCGAAGCCGTCACCGACCTCACCACGAACACCGCGGGCACCGACACCCAGAACATCAACGCATCGTTAGATGCGTTGTCGGACACCATTGAGCAGATCACGCCCCAGCTGGGGCCGACCTTCGAGGGGCTCACCAGGGTCTCGCGGTCCTTGAACGCCCGCAACGACAGTCTGCGTGGGCTACTCAAGAGCGCGGCGTCGGTCACCGGCACCCTGTCCGAGCGCAGCCAGCAGCTCAACACCCTCATCCTGGACGCCAATGACCTGGTCGCCGTGCTCAACGAGCGGCGCGAGGCGATCGTCAGCTTGCTGGCAAGTATTTCGGTGTTGTCGCGCGAACTGTCGGGCCTGGTTGCCGACAATGAGGAAGAGCTGGCACCCACATTGCAGAAACTGAACTCTGTGACCGCGATGCTCGAGAAGAACCGCGACAACATCGCCAAAGCCCTTCCCGGTCTGGCCAAATACGAAATGACTCAGGGTGAAGCCGTGGCCAGCGGATACTTCTACCAGTCCTACGTTCCCAATCTCATACCGGCGCAGGTTATCCAGCCGTTCCTTGACTACGCGCTCGGATTCAGGCGCGGTGTCAACAACGGGCAACCGCCGGACAACGCCGGGCCGCGGGCGGAGCTGCCGCTGCCCTACAACGGCATCCCGGGTGGTTCCCGATGA
- a CDS encoding MCE family protein, producing MSGTRGHILKFGAFGVVMVVLTAFLFMIFGQYRTGATNAYSAVFVDVSGLKTGDSVRAGGLRVGTVADISMRPDHTVTVAFDADRTVVLSSGTRAAVRYLNLVGDRFLELIDGPGSARVMPAGSQIPADRTAPALDLDQLLGGLKPVIQGLNPQDVNALTNALLQIFQGQGGTVDSLLTKTASFSNGLADNNQIIEALIDNLNAVIGTLATSGSQFADAIDRFQRLVSELAAHRDPIGEAIDALDSGTTSIADLLGQARAPLAGTIDQLSRLAPLLDKDKGLLDGALQSAPDNYRKLVRLGAYGSWINYYICELTVRVTDLQNRTAVFPFIKQDNGRCAE from the coding sequence GTGAGCGGCACACGGGGACACATCCTGAAATTCGGTGCCTTCGGCGTCGTCATGGTTGTGCTGACCGCGTTTCTGTTCATGATCTTCGGGCAGTACCGCACCGGTGCGACCAACGCCTACTCCGCAGTGTTCGTCGACGTATCGGGACTGAAAACAGGTGATTCAGTGCGAGCCGGGGGTCTACGTGTCGGCACCGTCGCCGATATCTCGATGCGGCCAGATCACACCGTGACGGTCGCGTTCGACGCTGACCGCACCGTCGTGCTGAGCAGCGGCACCCGCGCCGCGGTGCGCTACCTCAACCTGGTGGGCGACCGGTTCCTGGAACTCATCGACGGACCAGGCTCAGCCAGAGTCATGCCGGCCGGCTCACAGATCCCCGCCGATCGAACTGCACCGGCGCTGGACCTCGATCAGCTATTGGGCGGTCTCAAACCGGTCATCCAGGGCCTGAATCCTCAAGATGTCAACGCATTGACCAACGCTCTGCTGCAGATCTTTCAAGGCCAGGGCGGCACTGTGGACTCGTTGCTGACCAAGACGGCATCGTTTTCCAACGGGCTGGCCGACAACAACCAGATCATCGAAGCGCTGATCGACAACCTCAACGCCGTGATCGGCACGCTCGCCACCAGCGGAAGTCAGTTCGCCGATGCCATCGACCGTTTCCAGCGGTTGGTCTCCGAATTGGCCGCCCACCGTGACCCCATCGGCGAGGCCATCGACGCCCTCGACAGCGGCACAACATCGATCGCCGATCTGCTCGGACAGGCCCGTGCGCCGCTGGCCGGCACCATCGATCAGCTGAGCCGCTTGGCGCCCCTCCTCGACAAGGACAAAGGCCTGCTCGACGGGGCACTGCAATCCGCCCCGGACAACTACCGCAAACTCGTCCGGCTGGGCGCCTACGGAAGTTGGATCAACTACTACATCTGCGAACTCACCGTCCGCGTCACCGATCTGCAAAACCGGACCGCCGTCTTCCCGTTCATCAAACAAGACAACGGCAGGTGCGCCGAGTAA